In Notolabrus celidotus isolate fNotCel1 chromosome 5, fNotCel1.pri, whole genome shotgun sequence, the genomic window gtgaatttttttctaattcggcaatttcgaagatattgagattaccagtcttccaatgagaggcacagctgcctgcaggaacactgcagctgttggctaggaggctcaaagccgcctctttacgtcacactggctcgacagaagcaatatggctgccgcagccgattggtctcaaaacagctcttcagaaacagatgggtgacgtcacggatactacgtccatattttttacagtctatgtgttcaatcaatcaatcaatcaatctttatttgtatagcgccaaatcacaacaaacgttatctcaagacgcttttacaaacataggaagtctagaccactctatgtcaaattatgaacagagacccaacttcaagacagggtaagactcagtctgaccccaccttaatccatcatgagcattgcacatcacagtatttagctagttacagtggtgaggaaaaacttccttttaacaggcagaaacctccagcagaaccagactcatgttagacagccatcatgcctcgaccgagttgggtctggaaagacagatagaggggagtaagagagagaggtgatagtgatgagacgagtcgtagaagctgttgccgctggagtccagcacgtctgtatcagctggagtccagatcgtccgcagcaggaggacgtctacggcagctcagaggaatctacgagacaatggagctcagggactccagaaaggtctatggttagtaactttaatgggacaggcagagttaaagtaagtgatgagggggttggggggaagggggtgctCCTGTGtttaatgactgaatgaatcatcacacacagcagacaggaagttcttttttaaactttattatcTTTAGAAAAAAGCAAAATTAaggattaaaaatacaaaaaaacacaatcaagtGTCTCAGACTCACAAgttaaaaatcatgaaaaactgagtttacatttttaaaacatgaaggttACTGTTTGGACCCTAGGTGGCAGTGTTACATCAGTGAGAGAGTCACAGGACACATTCATAAAATGAAAGACAAGacagaaaatatttgaatgaaTAGAACCAGCGTGACGTACTGcccctgaacacaacacagagccTGCAACAGTCTCAGCGTTGAGTTCAGGGGTCCTGCTATTAACGCTTCTCTTGCCTACATGCATACAGTCCTTCACAGTTTGTTTGAAGTCTAGTACCCAGTTGCACTAAACAGGCTGATGTTAGGCTCGTGGTAAATTTTAAGATaggatgaaaaaaacacaaattaaatctCTTTAAGGGTATTCTTAGCACGCCCTTAAATACCCAACATTCAGAACACTTTATAAAGAGTCAAACAATACTCTAAGAAATGAAATCTTAGAGTCCTCTGGGTTTGTTGACGgtcgatgtgtgtctaacatgagtctggtcctgctggaggtttctgcctgttaaaggaagtttgcccttgccactgtaacttgctaaatgctgcaaagtgcttaaaactttccttaatgataaagcttatagttagagctggctcaggcttgaaCCAGCTCTTAGATATGTTGCTATGGCTTAGACTGcggggggaactgacacactgggatcctctctcttccatctctctgccaatcacttactttaactctccctgtcccgttaaagttcCTAacaatagacctttctggagttcctgagctcctttgtctcgtaggtttctctggacatgccagactctaGCTGCCTACAACTACTAccatctgtctcatcactcatcactgagtcctgtctgtaagatgggactggatcttatccggtcttgatgttgggtctttgttaataatagaacgtagcgtacggtctagacctgctctgtttgggaagagtcttcagataacgtttgttgtgatttggcgctttataaataaagattaattaattgattgaaatcatttgatgaaaacaaagagtgCTTTAGTTTATAGAGATTTAAAGAGAGGACAAGATTCCTAAACATAGTTTTCAGGAGAGGGGAAACCTTCTGGAGGATGTAAAAGGAGAATCTTTAAGATGGTGATCAAAGTGAAATGGTAAGATGAAAGCTCTAGTGAAACCAAACTCTTAAAACAGACTTCATCTAAACTCCTCTCGGCTATAAGAGGCTTTCCTCAACCCTCCTAAATTAATCCCTGAGATTAGGGAACAAActcacattttaaattcaagGCGTTTTACTCTTCCCATGTTTGAAATGGCTTAGGACAGGATGAACCAATCAGCTTGCTTTACACTACAGTCTGAAAGATGCTTCCCCTCCTTGTTATCCCTCGTCTTTTTGTTGTTCAGACTCCATGAAACAGAACCTTCTCCGTGTTCCTGGGTCATCCTTGCCTGTCTCCAACCCCAGGGGAAATCATAGGAGGATCAACAATCCTCACTCTGGCTGCGCTGCATCTGCTCCTGAATCCTCTGCAGCACCTCCTGCATCCTCCtcagctgcagagaggcagacagaaatCAGTCTAAGACTAAGAGAAGGGATGAATGAGGCAGCTGAGAGAGACTTACCTCTTCGTCTTTTTCAAAAATGAGTCGTTCCCTCTCGGTGTCAACGACGGCCAGCGGCAGAGGGAAATCCGCTTCACTTGCATCTTGAAACCTCTCACGCAAACTAGACCGCAAAATAaagacgaggaggaagaggcatcAGAGTTCATGAATCCCCCTTACTCCATTTAACCATCTGCATCCTGCCTCCACCCACCTGCGTTTCCTCTCCTGCACCACCATGCGAGTCATGCTATGGATGCACTGCGCTCTGTAGTTCTCGTAGTGTGTCTCCCGGGTCACGTCTTTCAGGTCCTGCATGTGCGTCCTCACCAACATGTTCCTCAGCATCAGGAAGTCAGAGTGAGCCGGGTCCTCAACTGAGCATGTGGAAACGAAGTGTTAAAGGAACAGTCTGCGTTTTTAGAGAGCAAACTGAAAATTCATCATGTAGGATATGTGGTGTGTCTTTGTGCTTCATACCTTCGACCGCGCCCCAGGGATACATACGACCCCTGACCCTGCGGCCTTTACTCTCCACCTGAACGTTGCTCCCAATCACTGCAAACGGGACGCTGTCCTGCAGGGAGAAGCAAAAACAATAGagtcatgtctcagcaggatgacACATGTAAACATAACACATGTCTAAGTCAGGAGATGAACCTTGAGTATCTGGTCCTGAGTCTTGAAGTCTTCATCCTCGTCTGAATCACACTCAGGGAATTGGTAGATGTTGATGCCAAACTGCTTGATCTCCTGTCTGATCTGGAGTGAACACATTGAAACATTATAggtgtctgacaacattatgAAGCAGATCTCTACAGAGTTAAGCTTTTAGTAAAGAGCATGATCGGGGTTGTCGATGGCCTAACAGTCCAAGTGCACCCCATATACAAAGGCTATAGCCCTTGCCGTAGAGGTCACTGGTTCCAAAATGTCCTGTCTCTATCCTGCTGTCATATCTAACCCTCATACTCCTGTTGTTGATGGTCGAggtagatgtctgtctaacatgagtctggttctgctcgaggctttctgcctgtttaagaagtttgtccttgccactgtaacttgcaaGGTTCCAGGTTCCTCTGGGTCTCTGCCGTAgatgacctgctgctgtggacgtgccagactccagctgctacagctactactatccatctcatcactatcatctctctctctctcttaatctcctctatccctctttccaaccccaacacggtctcagcagatgtgtgtctaacatgagtctggtcctgctggaggtttctgcctgttaaaggaagtttgtctcttacttaaactcttcctgtctcattaaagttactaaccatagacctttctggagtccctgagctcctttgtctcgtaggtccctgctgctgtggacgtgccagactccagcggctacaactactactatccatctcatcactatcatctctctctctcttcatctccctctatccctctctccaactcggtctcagcagatgtgtgtctaacatgagtctggtcctgctggaggtttctgcctgttaaaggaagtttgtccttgccactgtaacttgctaaatgctgcaaagtgctctgctcatggtggattaagatgagatcagactgagtcctgtctgtaagtacggtctagacctggtctgtttggaaagagtcttcagataacatttgttgtgatttggcgctttataaataaagattgattgattgacagataTTTTCTTTAAGTGCTCCAAAGTGTCCAACACACACTGTGAGACTTCTTGATCCAACAAGTTCTCCTCTGGTACCACCAACACGTCCACATTTGTGGTTTTGAGTGAAGTATCTCTATAACTACTTGACAGATTTGACTTTGGATGCCGTACCTTTATCTTTCGTTTGAAGACCTCCTCCAGAGTCAGGCTGTCACCTTTGGACAGTATAGGAATGATGTTGACTTTTTCATGCAGAGCTTTCATACACTCCACATCCAGAGGTCGAAGACTTgatggaaaataaaacacatcataGAAATAAGCTCAATATGTATCGAACACATTTCAGAGTGGAGCTGTCAAACATGATGATGTCAGCGTACCCGTGGCCGAACGGAGAGATAAAGTAgaggcagcagtggactctgTTGTCCTGAATGTTTCTCCGGTTCAACCCGCTCTCGTCTCTGAAGTACTGCTCAAACTGCTGGTCGATGTAGTCCTCGACTGACTTCCAGCTGatgatgcaaacacaaacaatctcTGTGAGTGAAATAACAACAATGGCAGGAAAGTGACAGTTTTATGAGCATGCTCAGTGTGCTTCAGATGCCATCAGTGACCTTGGAGTCTATCTCTGCACTAACTTTGAGTAAAGTCTGAACTCCACAGTCAGGTCTAGGTCAACTGGTTGCACATTGATGActtcacctctctgtgttgttgATGGCGTCCCCGAATCCTGGCGTGTCTATTATGGAGAGCCTCAGTTTGATTCCTTTCTCCTCGATGCTTACAGTGTGTTTGACGATGTCGATTGTCTGGTCGATCCGCTCTGCAAATGCATAAATATGATCAGAGTCTGGAGATTAGTAGAAGCATCTTcacaacattttattaatgACACAATAAA contains:
- the LOC117813408 gene encoding septin-5-like, which gives rise to MEHMSSPVRYRSSKGKEKAASFSDKEFSSLSIDDPEDTQFPFAMRDLPPIPQPGEQHQTQRHPGPISCEAEEINGRLPSLPGTPSTPCSPPCHSAGSPTIPPRSNRMGMNTEFHPPPLRRQVVTQVSLDSPLSPASRPRSPWGRFDPYDSPDDQDKEYVGFATLPNQVHRKTVKKGFTFTLMVVGESGLGKSTLINSLFLTDLNKDRKVPNAQERIDQTIDIVKHTVSIEEKGIKLRLSIIDTPGFGDAINNTESWKSVEDYIDQQFEQYFRDESGLNRRNIQDNRVHCCLYFISPFGHGLRPLDVECMKALHEKVNIIPILSKGDSLTLEEVFKRKIKIRQEIKQFGINIYQFPECDSDEDEDFKTQDQILKDSVPFAVIGSNVQVESKGRRVRGRMYPWGAVEVEDPAHSDFLMLRNMLVRTHMQDLKDVTRETHYENYRAQCIHSMTRMVVQERKRSLRERFQDASEADFPLPLAVVDTERERLIFEKDEELRRMQEVLQRIQEQMQRSQSEDC